From Cataglyphis hispanica isolate Lineage 1 chromosome 3, ULB_Chis1_1.0, whole genome shotgun sequence, a single genomic window includes:
- the LOC126848290 gene encoding facilitated trehalose transporter Tret1-like: protein MMITETKLWSNIFLSVNKKDILAGLAAHSGQISVGLAQGYSAILIPKLFESDFADQSQASWIASLGVVSNPLGAVVAGFCSEFFGRRSAIALATLPHIAGWLLIALSENVPMLYAGRFISGIGSGMANGLYLYVSETAAPDQRAWLASCGPILVSLGVLIVYTLGAITTWQKAAAISIGPAILSLALTRMLPETPAWLISRDRTDEAKEALLWLRGPGFNVDKEYQDLCDANTKRKEKEKNLLRALHMPNVWKPFLILLIFFTLQQLSGIYIILFYAVSVLENIGIDINEYVASVGMGVIRLFASILGAGLANIFGRKSLAFVSGFGMAITSMGIALSLRFQLPSWIPLFCIGTHVGASMIGFLTLPWVMTSELFPLRFRGSLGGFTTSIVQMLTFATIKMYPDLNAIVGPEITMWIFGAAGLLGAIFALTILPETRGRSLDDIEMKFSRKSNDSSTNACKIFSNVWSQPKNITLKRFVSISEDKPSNIITNAYTYDNFCLELSSENLEKNTKIIEKEPTQDQRVMTSIAIEHAYI, encoded by the exons ATGATGATCACAGAAACGAAGCTATGGTCGAACATTTTTCTCTCCGTCAACAAAAAAGAT ATTCTTGCGGGTCTGGCTGCACATTCCGGTCAGATTTCCGTGGGATTGGCTCAAGGATATAGCGCAATCCTCATCCCGAAGCTCTTCGAGTCAGATTTTGCAGACCAGTCGCAGGCCTCATGGATCGCCTCCCTCGGCGTTGTCTCGAATCCCCTCGGCGCCGTCGTCGCCGGATTTTGCTCCGAATTCTTCGGCCGCAGATCCGCGATCGCCCTAGCCACGCTACCGCACATCGCCGGCTGGCTACTGATTGCGCTATCAGAGAACGTGCCGATGTTATATGCCGGTAGATTCATTAGCGGCATCGGCAGCGGTATGGCCAACGGACTCTATCTCTATGTCAGCGAG acagCTGCGCCAGATCAAAGAGCTTGGCTCGCGAGTTGCGGACCGATCCTCGTCTCCTTGGGCGTTTTGATAGTGTACACCTTGGGTGCCATCACAACGTGGCAAAAGGCGGCGGCTATCAGCATCGGACCAGCGATTTTGTCGCTCGCATTAACGcg GATGCTCCCGGAAACTCCCGCCTGGCTGATCTCGAGAGATCGAACAGACGAGGCTAAAGAGGCTCTTCTGTGGTTACGTGGGCCCGGGTTTAACGTCGATAAAGAGTACCAAGATCTTTGCGACGCGAACACGAAACGAAAGGAAAAGGAGAAGAATCTACTGCGGGCGCTGCATATGCCCAACGTATGGAAACCGTTCCTGATATTGCTCATCTTCTTCACGCTCCAACAACTGTctggaatttatataattctgtttTACGCCGTGAGCGTACTCGAAAACATCGGCATAGACATAAACGAGTATGTGGCCAGCGTCGGCATGGGTGTCATTAGGCTTTTCGCGTCGATTCTCGGCGCCGGACTAGCCAACATCTTCGGCAGGAAGAGTCTAGCCTTCGTTAGCGGTTTCGGAATGGCTATCACATCTATGGGAATTGCTCTTTCCCTTCG ATTCCAACTTCCATCGTGGATACCACTATTCTGCATCGGGACTCATGTGGGCGCGTCTATGATCGGTTTTCTCACATTACCGTGGGTCATGACCTCAGAGTTGTTTCCATTAAGATTCAGGGGCAGCTTAGGCGGTTTTACGACCAGCATCGTGCAGATGCTGACATTCGCcacgataaaaatgtatcCGGATCTGAATGCAATTGTCGGCCCGGAGATTACGATGTGGATATTCGGAGCGGCCGGTCTATTAGGTGCCATCTTCGCTCTAACGATATTGCCGGAGACTCGAGGACGCAGCCTCGACGATATCGAAATGAAGTTCTCCCGCAAGTCGAACGATAGCTCAACAAACGCTTGCAAGATTTTCTCCAACGTGTGGTCGCAGCCAAAGAACATTACTCTCAAGCGATTCGTGTCAATCTCGGAGGACAAGCCATCGAATATCATCACGAACGCGTATACTTATGACAACTTCTGTCTGGAACTGTCGTCAGAAAATCTGGAAAAAAATACCAAAATCATCGAGAAAGAACCAACTCAGGATCAACGAGTTATGACTAGCATTGCAATCGAAcacgcatatatttaa